One segment of Apus apus isolate bApuApu2 chromosome 1, bApuApu2.pri.cur, whole genome shotgun sequence DNA contains the following:
- the LOC127384943 gene encoding uncharacterized protein LOC127384943, translating to MEAAPIAGWEGGGRVSTPSVRTPPPPAFSSSFPFLFLSLSVASCPPPSGAGRGADPTAAAGGGGGRSRPLPPSLPTFPPPGQPRMVASAGAGQGGDCSAVSASADPRAMRGAEAREKKNPRPLLGRGGDSLFASARVGKEAKRVVACVWQVVPPALPLPPTTAALCPHSTAPGERRRNNPLLHASGEIYTWRVLPGTGYYILLYAELQCGLFDVCNKNAKREKVTFISDLLIFILQDIK from the exons ATGGAGGCAGCACCGATCGCGGGATGGGAAGGTGGGGGGCGGGTTTCAACACCCTCTGTgcgcaccccccccccccccgccttctcctcttctttccccttcctctttctctcgCTCTCAGTAGCAagctgcccccccccctccggCGCAGGCAGAGGGGCCGATCCCACAGCagcggcaggaggaggaggaggaagaagccgGCCCCTCCCCCCCTCTCTGCCTACCTTCCCCCCTCCCGGGCAGCCGAGGATGGTTGCGAGCGCTGGCGCcgggcagggaggggactgCTCGGCTGTCTCCGCTTCCGCGGACCCACGAGCTATGCGGGGCGCGGAAGcgagggagaaaaaaaaccctcgGCCGCTGCTCGGGCGCGGCGGGGACTCCCTCTTCGCCTCTGCGAGGGTGGGGAAGGAAGCGAAGAG GGTGGTTGCCTGTGTCTGGCAGGTagttcctcctgctctcccGCTGCCTCCCACCACTGCAGCTCTCTGCCCGCACAGCACCGCTCCCGGGGAGCGAAGGAGGAATAACCCCCTTCTCCATGCCAGCGGGGAGATCTACACGTGGAGGGTCCTTCCTGGCACAG gcTACTACATTCTTCTATATGCTGAACTACAATGTGGTTTGTTTGATGTCTGCAATAAAAATGCCAAGAGGGAAAAAGtaacttttatttctgatttattaattttcatccTTCAAGATATAAAGTGA